One part of the Chryseobacterium sp. 7 genome encodes these proteins:
- a CDS encoding glycoside hydrolase family 125 protein — protein MERRNFIKTSALAGAGLLFTQNVFAKNLVLDDFPVVRVPKDKRHFTSESVESAIAAFKKKVKNKELSWLFENCFPNTLDTTVYYTETGGAPDTYVITGDIDAMWLRDSSAQVFPYLQFSKKDEKLHKLISGVIHKQTTFILKDPYANAFYNDDQKISKWKEYDHTDMKPGTHERKWEIDSLCYPIRLAYHFWKTTGDTKPFDANWLKGIKLTLQTFTEQQRKHDLGPYKFERTTAWATDGVPMGGYGYPTKPVGLISSMFRPSDDATIYGFLIPSNLFAVVSLRQAAEMVAQIKNEKTLAQQLNNLADEVETAIKKYGIYNHPEFGKIYAFEVNGFGSYNLMDDANCPSLLGLPYLDAVKADDPVYLNTRKFVWSENNPFFFKGKLAEGIGGPHIGLDMIWPMSIIMKALTTNDKSEIRWCIDILQKTHGGTGFMHESFHKDDAKKFTREWFAWANTLFGELLWKTFNENPELLT, from the coding sequence ATGGAAAGGAGAAATTTTATTAAAACAAGTGCTCTGGCAGGAGCCGGATTGCTGTTTACTCAGAATGTTTTTGCTAAAAATTTAGTACTGGATGATTTTCCTGTTGTCCGTGTTCCTAAAGATAAAAGACATTTTACCAGCGAATCCGTAGAAAGTGCTATTGCAGCCTTTAAAAAGAAAGTAAAAAACAAAGAGCTGAGCTGGCTTTTTGAAAACTGCTTCCCGAATACATTAGATACTACTGTTTACTATACGGAAACCGGCGGAGCACCGGATACCTATGTGATCACAGGGGATATTGATGCCATGTGGCTTCGTGACAGTTCCGCACAGGTTTTCCCTTATCTGCAGTTCTCGAAAAAAGACGAAAAACTTCATAAGCTGATCTCAGGAGTAATCCACAAACAGACTACCTTCATCCTGAAAGATCCTTATGCGAATGCTTTCTATAACGATGATCAGAAGATCAGTAAATGGAAAGAATATGATCATACCGATATGAAGCCGGGAACCCATGAAAGAAAATGGGAAATTGACTCGCTTTGCTATCCTATCCGTCTGGCCTACCACTTCTGGAAAACAACAGGAGATACAAAACCTTTTGATGCCAACTGGCTGAAAGGAATTAAACTTACCCTGCAGACCTTTACAGAACAGCAGAGAAAACATGATCTTGGACCTTATAAATTCGAGCGTACCACAGCTTGGGCTACAGACGGAGTTCCTATGGGAGGATATGGTTATCCAACGAAGCCTGTCGGATTGATCAGCTCTATGTTCCGTCCAAGTGATGATGCTACCATCTATGGATTCCTGATCCCTTCCAACTTATTTGCGGTGGTAAGTTTACGTCAGGCAGCGGAAATGGTTGCTCAGATTAAAAATGAAAAAACATTGGCTCAACAACTGAACAACCTTGCTGATGAGGTAGAAACAGCCATTAAAAAATACGGAATTTACAATCATCCTGAATTTGGAAAAATATATGCTTTTGAAGTGAATGGCTTCGGAAGCTACAACCTGATGGATGATGCGAACTGTCCAAGCTTGCTGGGACTGCCTTATCTGGATGCGGTGAAAGCTGATGACCCTGTGTATTTGAATACAAGAAAATTCGTGTGGTCAGAAAACAACCCGTTCTTCTTCAAAGGTAAACTGGCAGAAGGAATAGGAGGTCCACATATCGGATTGGATATGATCTGGCCAATGAGTATCATCATGAAAGCGCTCACTACCAATGACAAAAGTGAGATCAGATGGTGTATAGATATCTTACAGAAAACGCACGGAGGAACAGGCTTTATGCATGAATCCTTCCATAAAGACGATGCCAAAAAATTCACCAGAGAATGGTTTGCATGGGCCAATACCCTGTTTGGCGAATTGTTATGGAAAACCTTTAATGAAAACCCTGAGCTACTGACATAG
- a CDS encoding GH92 family glycosyl hydrolase yields the protein MKKELLICFFTTLISVASAQQNKNDVLSWVDPFIGTGGHGHTFPGATTPFGMIQLSPDQNTKSGDWDWCSGYHYSSKTIMGFSHNHLSGTGWADLGDILVMPTVGQVKMVPGSEENPETGYRSKFTHDKEIASPGYYSVMLDSYGIKAELTTSPRVGFHKYTFPKSSEANIIIDPTNKIFGNIYHTLVSVEGNNKIKGYCYSNGWGGKRFAYFVMEFSKPFKSYGVYADGKIKNDEKIALAKDAKAFVRFSTEDQESIEVKVSLSPVSIENAQENFDTEAKNINFAQAKETAQKTWRDLIGRFQVTGGTDNQRKIFYTGVYHTFIAPNLYMDVNGDYVAAQENMNTKWFTNYSTYSYWDGFRATHPLLTIMDQKHTKEFANSLISRYTDRKDHMPIWELCGYDNFCMLGYHSASVIWDAISKGVPGIDAEKAFAAMKDASLTDKMSSSDGGGGLNDYIKLGYTPSENGASVSATLEYSYDDWCIQQLAEKLGKKEESEVYKKRSMNFLNTFNKENNHFWPRQKDGKFLADFTLNDWKKLQPHWVSGNIWAYDFFVPHQIDEMMNLYGGKKGFEEKLDKTFTEALHMEGEQHVDISGFIGSLGFGDEPGHHVPYLYNYAGSPYKTQKMVKYIRDNMYAAKPDGIVNNEDCGQMSAWYIFSSLGFYPVTPGKPVYAIGAPQFPKASLKLENGKTFTVVADKISDKNIYVQKMFLNGKEYKSWELNHSDIMNGGELRFVMGSKPVK from the coding sequence ATGAAAAAAGAACTGTTAATCTGCTTTTTTACAACCCTGATTTCTGTAGCCAGTGCCCAACAGAATAAAAATGATGTTTTATCCTGGGTAGATCCATTCATAGGCACGGGAGGACATGGGCATACGTTTCCGGGGGCAACCACTCCATTCGGGATGATACAGCTAAGTCCGGATCAGAATACGAAAAGCGGTGATTGGGACTGGTGTTCCGGATATCACTACAGTAGCAAAACGATTATGGGATTCAGCCATAACCATTTGAGCGGAACAGGATGGGCAGACCTTGGAGATATTCTGGTAATGCCTACCGTAGGACAGGTGAAAATGGTGCCGGGATCTGAAGAAAATCCTGAAACGGGTTACCGTTCAAAATTTACGCATGATAAAGAAATAGCGTCTCCGGGATATTATTCCGTAATGCTGGACAGCTACGGAATTAAAGCAGAACTTACCACTTCCCCAAGAGTCGGATTTCATAAATATACTTTTCCGAAAAGTAGCGAAGCCAATATCATTATTGATCCTACCAACAAAATCTTCGGAAACATCTACCATACTTTAGTGAGTGTGGAAGGCAATAATAAAATCAAAGGGTACTGTTACAGCAATGGCTGGGGAGGTAAACGATTTGCTTACTTCGTAATGGAGTTTTCCAAACCGTTTAAGTCTTACGGCGTTTATGCTGACGGAAAAATCAAAAACGATGAAAAAATTGCCCTTGCCAAAGATGCTAAAGCTTTTGTAAGATTCTCAACAGAAGACCAGGAAAGCATAGAAGTAAAAGTATCTTTATCTCCCGTGAGTATAGAAAATGCACAGGAAAACTTCGATACTGAAGCTAAAAATATAAACTTTGCACAAGCAAAAGAAACAGCACAAAAGACTTGGAGAGATCTTATCGGAAGATTCCAGGTGACAGGAGGTACAGACAATCAGAGAAAAATTTTCTATACTGGGGTTTATCATACATTCATTGCACCAAATTTATACATGGACGTGAATGGTGACTATGTTGCCGCTCAGGAAAATATGAATACCAAATGGTTCACCAACTACAGTACTTACTCTTACTGGGACGGATTCAGAGCGACACATCCATTATTGACTATTATGGATCAGAAACATACAAAAGAATTTGCGAATTCTCTGATCAGCAGATATACGGATCGTAAAGATCACATGCCAATCTGGGAACTTTGCGGATATGATAATTTCTGTATGCTGGGTTATCACAGTGCTTCGGTAATCTGGGATGCCATTTCAAAAGGAGTTCCGGGTATTGATGCTGAAAAAGCATTTGCTGCGATGAAAGATGCTTCTTTAACGGATAAAATGAGCAGTAGCGATGGTGGTGGAGGTCTTAATGATTATATCAAGTTAGGCTACACTCCATCAGAAAACGGAGCTTCAGTTTCTGCAACATTAGAATATTCATATGACGACTGGTGTATCCAGCAGCTTGCTGAAAAATTAGGTAAAAAAGAAGAATCAGAAGTGTATAAAAAACGTTCTATGAACTTTCTGAATACCTTCAATAAAGAAAATAACCACTTCTGGCCAAGACAAAAAGATGGAAAATTCTTAGCAGATTTTACCCTTAATGATTGGAAAAAACTGCAACCACACTGGGTTTCCGGAAACATCTGGGCTTATGATTTCTTTGTTCCTCACCAGATTGATGAAATGATGAATCTGTACGGAGGGAAAAAAGGATTTGAAGAAAAGCTGGATAAAACCTTCACTGAAGCGCTTCACATGGAAGGAGAACAGCACGTAGATATCTCAGGATTTATCGGATCTTTAGGATTCGGGGATGAGCCGGGACATCATGTTCCATACCTGTACAACTATGCAGGAAGTCCTTACAAGACTCAGAAAATGGTAAAATATATCCGTGACAATATGTACGCCGCTAAACCTGACGGAATCGTTAACAATGAAGACTGTGGTCAGATGTCAGCATGGTATATCTTCTCATCATTAGGATTCTATCCTGTAACACCTGGGAAACCTGTTTATGCCATAGGAGCACCACAATTCCCGAAAGCTTCTTTAAAATTGGAGAACGGAAAAACATTTACGGTTGTTGCAGACAAAATATCTGATAAGAATATCTATGTACAGAAAATGTTCCTGAACGGAAAAGAGTACAAAAGCTGGGAGCTGAACCACAGCGATATCATGAATGGTGGTGAATTGAGATTCGTAATGGGAAGCAAACCAGTAAAATAA
- a CDS encoding glycoside hydrolase family 130 protein, producing the protein MTAQSVMIPWQDRPEGCNDIMWRFSENPIINRYAIPTSNSIFNSAVIPFEDGFAGVFRCDNKAVQMNIFAGFSKDGINWDINHDPIEMQAGNTDMIESDYKYDPRVTFIEDRYWITWCNGYNGPTIGIGYTFDFKEFFQCENAFLPFNRNGVLFPEKINGKYAMLSRPSDNGHTPFGDIYISYSPDMKYWGEHRCVMKVTPFEDSAWQCTKIGGGPVPIKTEEGWLLFYHGVINTCRGFRYSMGAALLDLEDPTKVLYRTKPYLLAPAELYEMTGDVPNVVFPCAALTEGDKVTVYYGAADTVVAIAFGYISEIIDFMKKNSI; encoded by the coding sequence ATGACAGCTCAATCAGTAATGATCCCTTGGCAGGATCGCCCGGAAGGTTGCAATGATATCATGTGGAGGTTTTCCGAAAACCCGATCATTAACAGATACGCGATACCAACATCCAACAGTATATTCAACAGTGCCGTGATTCCTTTTGAAGACGGATTTGCCGGAGTATTCCGTTGTGACAACAAGGCAGTACAGATGAATATTTTTGCTGGTTTCAGTAAAGACGGAATCAATTGGGATATCAATCATGATCCTATTGAAATGCAGGCTGGAAATACGGATATGATTGAATCCGATTACAAATATGATCCCCGCGTAACCTTCATTGAAGACCGCTACTGGATTACATGGTGTAACGGATACAATGGTCCTACCATCGGAATTGGGTATACTTTTGATTTTAAAGAATTTTTTCAGTGCGAAAATGCATTTCTTCCCTTCAACAGAAACGGAGTTTTGTTCCCTGAAAAAATCAATGGTAAATATGCCATGCTGAGCCGTCCGAGTGATAACGGACATACACCTTTCGGTGATATTTATATCAGCTACAGCCCTGATATGAAGTACTGGGGTGAGCACCGTTGCGTGATGAAAGTAACTCCCTTTGAAGACAGTGCATGGCAGTGTACAAAGATCGGAGGTGGGCCTGTTCCTATCAAAACAGAAGAAGGATGGCTGCTTTTCTATCATGGAGTGATCAATACCTGCAGAGGATTCAGATATTCAATGGGAGCAGCTTTGCTTGATCTTGAAGACCCTACAAAAGTATTGTACAGAACGAAGCCTTATCTGTTGGCTCCGGCTGAATTGTATGAAATGACAGGAGATGTACCGAATGTGGTTTTCCCTTGTGCAGCATTGACTGAGGGAGACAAAGTAACAGTATATTATGGTGCCGCTGATACCGTAGTTGCGATTGCCTTTGGATATATCTCAGAAATCATTGATTTTATGAAAAAGAATTCAATTTAA
- a CDS encoding MFS transporter, which translates to MGKNNSETRRIQPILWISTLYFAMGVPFVTINAVSGIMYKDMGVSDAQITFWTALVMFSWTLKPLWSPFLEIYKTKKFFVVFTQFAIGILFALVALSLPMHDFFKYSIALFAVVAFCGATHDVVADGTYIGFLTNKEQAKYIGWQGAFYNLAKIISSGALVYFAGVLEKTKGVIHAWMIIMVIYALLFFVLAIYHYFILPKESKEEQKEEKTAGNVRQELLEVITSFFTKKKILWCILFIILYRFAEGFAIKIAPLFFKAPRTSGGLGLSTSDIGLIYGTYGSAAFILGSVLAGYFISARGLKRSLIWLCCAFNIPFVVYALLAHYQPATLLPVGIAVVVEYFGYGFGFVGLMLYMMQQIAPGKHKTAHYAFATGIMNLGVMIPGMFSGMISDWIGYKMFFIWVLIATIPAFLVTLFVPFPHPENQKEQQINS; encoded by the coding sequence ATGGGAAAAAACAACTCCGAAACCCGCAGGATCCAGCCAATTCTCTGGATTTCCACATTATATTTTGCAATGGGTGTTCCCTTTGTAACCATTAATGCGGTTTCAGGAATCATGTATAAAGATATGGGTGTTTCGGATGCACAGATTACATTCTGGACAGCCCTTGTGATGTTCTCCTGGACACTGAAGCCTCTTTGGAGCCCGTTTCTCGAGATCTATAAAACCAAAAAATTCTTTGTTGTTTTTACTCAGTTTGCCATAGGAATTCTGTTCGCATTAGTAGCCTTAAGCCTGCCAATGCATGATTTTTTCAAATACAGTATTGCGCTTTTTGCAGTAGTGGCATTTTGTGGAGCTACCCATGATGTGGTAGCAGACGGAACGTATATTGGTTTTCTTACCAATAAAGAGCAGGCGAAATATATTGGCTGGCAGGGTGCATTTTACAATTTGGCCAAGATTATCAGCAGTGGAGCACTGGTTTATTTCGCTGGTGTTTTAGAAAAAACAAAAGGCGTTATACATGCCTGGATGATCATTATGGTGATCTATGCATTACTGTTTTTTGTATTGGCTATTTACCACTATTTTATTCTGCCGAAAGAAAGCAAAGAAGAGCAGAAAGAAGAGAAAACAGCTGGAAATGTCCGTCAGGAATTATTGGAAGTCATTACCTCTTTCTTTACCAAAAAGAAAATTCTGTGGTGTATACTCTTCATTATTCTGTATCGTTTTGCGGAAGGATTTGCGATCAAAATTGCTCCTTTATTTTTTAAAGCTCCAAGAACGTCAGGAGGATTAGGATTATCTACTTCAGATATCGGACTTATTTACGGAACATACGGTTCTGCAGCATTTATCTTAGGATCTGTTCTGGCAGGATATTTTATCTCAGCCCGCGGATTGAAAAGATCTCTGATATGGCTGTGCTGTGCATTCAATATTCCTTTTGTGGTTTATGCATTATTAGCGCACTATCAGCCGGCTACCCTTTTACCGGTAGGAATTGCCGTAGTAGTAGAATATTTCGGATATGGATTTGGTTTTGTAGGATTAATGCTCTACATGATGCAGCAGATTGCCCCCGGAAAACACAAAACAGCCCATTACGCATTTGCAACAGGAATCATGAACCTTGGTGTAATGATTCCCGGAATGTTCAGCGGAATGATCAGTGACTGGATCGGGTACAAAATGTTCTTTATCTGGGTATTGATCGCCACTATTCCTGCATTTTTGGTCACCTTATTCGTTCCTTTCCCGCATCCTGAAAATCAGAAAGAACAACAAATCAATTCATAA
- a CDS encoding SusD/RagB family nutrient-binding outer membrane lipoprotein: MKFNNIKTLVLGAAVLMTASGCGDLDQYNQEKLGNPENMYADYNAVVNPLKSLQRGLQSDYQLYPNLSADMFSGMFSTATQFNGGKNNMTYFMMDGWNNRIIARQQDIFNYSIIIDNAAKNFYPGIDFTGTFAVKKILKVITAARVSDNHGPVVYSKYETPNANGVTDFDSQQDAYQNFINDLTVAITDLQKIQNMPATGNEGDKAALKRADLVYGGNMAQWAKFANSLKLRLAMRMSYADPVKSKQYAEEALASSAGLITDNADNALISVGQSELSFIIYSWGDCLIGAPLMAYMNGYNDPRLPAYAIPASDPSLQGKYIGIRQGIDLLNGKSTYGGFSQPQAKSASGDYFSGTDGKMKLFTAAETWFLKAEAALRGYTGAGDIQTNYTTGVQQSFGEWGKSASVATYLADNTSTEAPYVDPKNADNNIALGHPQLSTITIAWNNGDTNERKLERIITQKWLSLYPNGPEAWAEQRRTGYPILFKVRKNDSGGAINTEAMIRRIPFTIDTKTSLYNYQQAAQMLNGPDTGGTKLWWDKK; encoded by the coding sequence ATGAAATTCAATAATATTAAAACACTGGTATTGGGTGCGGCAGTCTTGATGACTGCTTCCGGATGCGGTGATCTAGATCAGTATAATCAGGAAAAGCTAGGGAATCCTGAAAACATGTATGCGGATTACAACGCGGTTGTTAATCCCTTAAAATCCCTTCAAAGAGGTCTTCAGTCAGATTACCAACTGTATCCCAATCTAAGTGCGGATATGTTCAGTGGTATGTTCAGTACTGCAACCCAGTTTAATGGTGGTAAGAACAATATGACCTATTTTATGATGGATGGGTGGAATAACAGGATTATTGCAAGGCAGCAGGATATTTTCAATTATTCTATCATCATTGATAACGCCGCTAAAAACTTTTATCCGGGAATAGATTTTACAGGAACATTTGCCGTTAAAAAGATCTTAAAGGTAATCACAGCGGCAAGAGTATCAGACAATCACGGTCCGGTAGTATACAGCAAATATGAAACACCCAATGCAAACGGGGTAACAGATTTTGATTCTCAGCAAGATGCCTATCAAAACTTTATCAATGACCTTACTGTGGCTATTACAGATTTGCAAAAAATACAGAATATGCCTGCTACTGGAAATGAAGGTGATAAAGCTGCATTGAAAAGAGCAGATTTAGTTTACGGTGGAAATATGGCACAATGGGCAAAATTTGCCAATTCATTAAAGCTGAGATTAGCCATGAGAATGAGCTATGCTGATCCTGTGAAATCAAAACAATATGCAGAAGAGGCATTGGCTTCATCTGCGGGATTGATTACTGATAATGCAGATAATGCTTTAATTAGTGTAGGACAGTCAGAATTAAGCTTTATCATTTATTCATGGGGAGACTGTTTGATCGGAGCACCTTTGATGGCTTACATGAACGGATACAATGATCCAAGACTTCCTGCATATGCTATTCCTGCATCGGATCCAAGCCTTCAGGGGAAATATATAGGAATACGCCAGGGAATTGATTTATTAAATGGTAAATCAACGTATGGGGGATTCTCTCAGCCACAGGCAAAATCTGCCAGCGGAGATTATTTCTCAGGAACTGATGGTAAAATGAAATTATTCACCGCTGCAGAAACTTGGTTTCTAAAAGCAGAAGCTGCCTTGAGAGGATATACAGGAGCAGGTGATATTCAGACTAACTATACTACCGGGGTTCAGCAGTCTTTCGGAGAATGGGGTAAAAGTGCAAGCGTTGCCACTTATCTTGCTGATAACACCTCTACAGAAGCACCTTATGTAGATCCGAAAAATGCAGACAATAATATCGCTTTAGGACATCCTCAGCTAAGTACCATTACTATTGCATGGAACAACGGAGATACCAATGAAAGAAAATTAGAAAGAATCATTACTCAGAAATGGCTTTCTCTTTATCCGAACGGGCCAGAAGCATGGGCAGAGCAGAGAAGAACAGGATATCCGATTCTTTTCAAAGTAAGAAAAAATGACAGCGGCGGAGCTATCAATACAGAAGCAATGATCAGAAGAATTCCTTTCACTATTGATACCAAAACGTCATTATATAATTACCAGCAGGCTGCACAGATGCTTAATGGTCCAGATACCGGAGGTACTAAGCTATGGTGGGATAAGAAATAA
- a CDS encoding SusC/RagA family TonB-linked outer membrane protein — protein MRKAVIPVLFVFSISANAQEKKSADTTKTNSIEEVVVTSLGIKRQARSLTYSSQQIGGDELTEVKTPNLLNSINGKVSNVQINRTNGVGSSVRVIMRGNKSVSNSQPLYVVDGIPIINGTGKSADISQYSNMPDPGDVLSSINPDDIESINFLKGASASALYGSAGGNGAILITTRKGKIGKSSISYSSSLTVERAYSLPKLQHSYLSYDPSDPTQSPGNNIESWGAKGSSKDYVKDFLQTGTTWVNSLSFQSGNEKSTNYFSIGNTTNKGVIPMSYFDQYNVSFRNSSKFLDDKLTLDANFIGSLQDSKNRQTPGASFSPLASLYWLPRGVDFDQYGPDSYSFIDKKRLLPAQNWWEVKPDGSFKGNPETQNPYWILNRNAVTVKNKNAYSAVSLSYEINPWLTARVRGNYSWNSSDSQRDISAYSAPSLLAGGQNGRILKNVYENSSTYGDVLLIGSPKLSESISLDFTVGGSVNTTSNKVTQIDNAYLSNPNLFAINNLQWNVDRSPGDGYHNIYWNLKKQVRSVFASASVGYKNMFYVDMTFRNDWDSTLALTGRSGFDYESVGANAILSSIFKLPEVINFWKVRGSYATVGLGLPANISNAMVAYYNAYSYGVDAGTIVYPKSSFVTSRPDLIPRPELNKTFEAGTELRMFSNRLNFDLTYYNSNASNQLLETTIGSNFGGIPSGSYYINAGKIRNTGFEASLSYKVFGTEKFGWTTTINASANKNTIVELFPSSLPISENQLFSLTGGGDFTKLRLGGSFGDLYGVKFKRDDQGRVLVDENGVPLGTTGDPQYLGNPNPKFILGFNNSFNIGKLGISFLIDGKFGGKVLSLTEKANDLYGVSQATADARDAGGVSIPNAVYAPGTPLAGQAYNGVTDAKAYYKRTGGAGGIGTGIDEAYLYSATTVRLRQASISYSFDIQSKYMRNATVSLVGTNLFFFYKKAPFDPEQVSGNTPGGVGVDSFGLPVTRSIGLSLKANF, from the coding sequence ATGAGAAAAGCAGTTATACCCGTTCTGTTCGTTTTTTCAATTTCTGCGAATGCACAGGAGAAAAAATCAGCCGATACTACGAAGACAAACAGTATTGAGGAGGTCGTAGTGACCTCTTTGGGAATAAAAAGGCAGGCCCGCTCTTTGACGTATTCCAGTCAGCAGATTGGTGGAGATGAGCTTACAGAAGTGAAAACTCCCAATCTATTAAATTCGATCAATGGAAAAGTTTCCAATGTACAAATCAACAGAACCAATGGTGTAGGTAGTTCCGTAAGGGTAATTATGAGAGGGAATAAGTCTGTATCAAACAGCCAGCCCTTGTATGTAGTGGATGGAATTCCTATTATCAACGGAACAGGAAAATCTGCGGATATAAGTCAGTATTCCAATATGCCGGATCCGGGAGATGTACTGAGTTCTATTAATCCTGATGATATTGAGAGCATCAACTTCCTGAAAGGAGCATCAGCATCAGCATTATACGGTTCTGCAGGTGGAAATGGAGCTATTTTGATTACCACAAGAAAAGGGAAAATAGGTAAGAGCTCTATCTCTTATAGCTCGAGTTTAACGGTTGAAAGAGCCTATAGCTTACCCAAACTGCAGCATAGTTATTTATCTTATGATCCATCCGATCCTACTCAATCTCCAGGAAATAATATTGAGAGCTGGGGAGCAAAAGGAAGTTCGAAGGACTACGTTAAAGATTTTCTGCAAACCGGAACAACTTGGGTGAACAGTCTTTCTTTCCAATCCGGAAACGAAAAATCAACCAACTATTTTTCCATTGGAAATACGACCAATAAAGGGGTGATCCCAATGTCTTATTTTGATCAGTATAACGTGTCATTCAGAAACTCAAGTAAGTTTCTTGATGATAAACTGACATTGGATGCTAACTTCATTGGTTCCTTACAGGACAGTAAAAACAGACAGACTCCAGGGGCATCTTTCTCTCCTTTAGCAAGTTTATACTGGCTGCCGAGAGGGGTAGATTTCGATCAATATGGACCGGATAGCTACTCTTTCATAGATAAAAAGAGACTTTTACCTGCCCAAAATTGGTGGGAAGTAAAGCCTGACGGAAGTTTCAAAGGAAACCCGGAAACTCAAAATCCATATTGGATTTTAAACAGAAATGCGGTTACGGTTAAAAATAAAAATGCATACAGCGCTGTTTCATTGTCTTATGAGATTAATCCATGGTTAACTGCGCGAGTAAGAGGTAATTATAGCTGGAACAGTTCAGACAGCCAGCGTGATATTTCGGCTTATTCAGCGCCAAGTTTATTGGCAGGAGGACAAAACGGAAGAATCCTTAAAAACGTATACGAAAATTCGTCTACTTATGGTGACGTTTTATTGATTGGTAGTCCAAAATTAAGCGAATCAATTTCTTTAGACTTTACCGTTGGAGGAAGTGTGAATACTACAAGTAATAAAGTAACACAGATTGATAATGCTTATCTGTCCAATCCTAATTTGTTTGCAATAAACAACCTGCAATGGAATGTAGACCGAAGCCCGGGAGATGGATATCATAATATCTACTGGAACCTGAAAAAACAGGTGCGATCAGTTTTTGCAAGTGCTTCAGTAGGATATAAGAATATGTTTTATGTAGATATGACCTTTAGAAACGATTGGGATTCCACTTTGGCATTAACAGGAAGAAGCGGATTTGATTATGAGTCTGTAGGAGCGAATGCGATCTTATCTTCTATCTTTAAACTTCCGGAAGTGATTAATTTCTGGAAAGTAAGAGGTTCTTATGCAACTGTAGGGTTAGGATTACCAGCTAATATTTCTAATGCAATGGTTGCCTATTATAATGCCTATTCTTATGGAGTAGATGCAGGAACTATTGTATATCCGAAAAGTTCATTTGTTACCAGTCGCCCAGACCTTATTCCTCGTCCGGAACTTAATAAAACGTTTGAGGCAGGAACTGAGTTGAGAATGTTCAGCAACAGATTAAATTTCGATCTTACTTATTATAACTCTAATGCCAGCAATCAGTTGTTGGAGACAACGATTGGATCTAACTTTGGAGGAATTCCATCAGGTTCATATTATATTAATGCGGGGAAAATACGCAATACAGGTTTTGAAGCCTCTTTATCATACAAAGTTTTTGGGACAGAGAAATTTGGCTGGACAACTACAATAAATGCTTCTGCAAACAAAAATACAATTGTTGAATTATTTCCATCAAGCCTGCCAATATCAGAAAACCAGCTTTTCTCATTAACGGGTGGTGGAGATTTCACAAAATTGAGACTGGGAGGATCTTTTGGAGATCTTTACGGAGTTAAATTCAAAAGAGATGATCAGGGACGTGTTTTAGTAGATGAAAATGGAGTTCCATTGGGTACTACAGGTGATCCTCAATATTTGGGTAATCCAAACCCTAAGTTTATTCTAGGTTTTAATAACTCTTTTAATATTGGTAAACTGGGAATATCTTTCCTTATCGATGGTAAATTCGGAGGTAAAGTATTGTCTCTTACTGAAAAAGCAAATGATTTGTACGGAGTAAGCCAGGCGACAGCTGATGCAAGAGATGCTGGTGGAGTATCCATTCCAAACGCAGTATATGCTCCGGGAACACCTCTGGCAGGACAGGCTTATAACGGAGTTACCGATGCAAAAGCATATTATAAAAGAACAGGTGGTGCCGGTGGTATTGGGACTGGAATTGATGAGGCTTATTTATACAGTGCTACAACGGTACGTTTACGTCAGGCATCCATCTCATACAGCTTTGATATCCAATCAAAATATATGAGAAATGCAACGGTAAGCTTGGTGGGAACCAATTTGTTTTTCTTCTATAAAAAAGCACCGTTTGATCCGGAACAAGTATCAGGAAATACACCTGGTGGGGTTGGGGTAGATTCATTCGGACTGCCGGTTACCCGCTCAATCGGACTATCATTAAAGGCTAACTTCTAA